A stretch of Halostagnicola kamekurae DNA encodes these proteins:
- a CDS encoding cobyrinic acid a,c-diamide synthase, whose translation MNGFVLGGVSSGVGKTVATLAIVQALEDAGYSVQPAKAGPDFIDPSHHEAIAGRPSRTLDLWLCGEDGLRRNYQRGEGDICVVEGVMGLYDGDGSSTAMVAEALDLPVVLVVDAKAGMESVAATALGFQRYAETAGRDIEVAGIVAQRAHGGRHEQGIRDALPDDLEFFGRIPPNSDLEIPDRHLGLEMGGEAVLPKEALREAAASLEAERLAAVASEPPAPETPAEWDNSARAVDARIAVADDAAFCFRYPATLERVRERAELVTFSPLAGDPVPDADGVYLPGGYPELHADALESAGTLSEIGDLASEGLPVLGECGGLMAMSESLTTSDGETSEMAGILPAEVTMHDRYQALDHVELEATDATLTANAGETIRGHEFHYSSADVAGDARFAFETVRGDGIDGEHDGLTEYESLGTYVHVHPESGAFDRFLESV comes from the coding sequence ATGAACGGATTCGTCCTTGGCGGCGTCAGTTCCGGTGTCGGAAAAACGGTCGCGACACTCGCAATCGTCCAGGCGCTCGAGGACGCCGGCTATTCGGTCCAGCCCGCCAAAGCGGGGCCGGACTTCATCGATCCGAGTCACCACGAGGCGATCGCGGGCCGGCCGTCTCGCACGCTCGACCTGTGGCTCTGCGGCGAAGATGGACTGCGGCGAAACTATCAGCGCGGCGAGGGAGATATCTGCGTCGTCGAGGGCGTCATGGGGCTGTACGACGGCGACGGCTCGAGCACCGCGATGGTCGCCGAAGCCCTTGACCTGCCCGTCGTGCTCGTCGTCGACGCCAAAGCGGGAATGGAGAGCGTCGCGGCGACGGCGCTCGGATTTCAGCGCTACGCCGAAACCGCCGGTCGCGACATAGAGGTCGCCGGCATCGTCGCCCAGCGCGCTCACGGCGGTCGCCACGAACAGGGCATTCGCGACGCGTTGCCCGACGACCTCGAGTTCTTCGGACGGATCCCGCCGAACTCGGACCTCGAGATCCCCGACCGGCACCTCGGCCTCGAGATGGGCGGAGAAGCCGTGCTCCCGAAGGAGGCGCTTCGCGAGGCCGCGGCGTCGCTCGAAGCCGAGCGGTTGGCCGCGGTCGCGAGCGAACCGCCCGCGCCGGAGACTCCCGCTGAGTGGGACAACTCTGCGCGCGCAGTCGACGCCCGAATCGCCGTGGCAGACGACGCCGCCTTCTGCTTTCGGTACCCGGCCACCCTCGAGCGCGTTCGCGAGCGCGCCGAACTCGTGACGTTCTCGCCGCTGGCCGGCGATCCGGTCCCGGACGCCGACGGCGTCTATCTGCCGGGCGGCTATCCCGAACTCCACGCCGACGCGCTCGAGTCGGCGGGAACGCTTTCGGAAATCGGGGACCTCGCGAGCGAGGGACTGCCCGTTCTGGGCGAGTGCGGCGGACTGATGGCGATGAGCGAGTCGCTGACGACGAGCGATGGCGAGACCAGCGAGATGGCCGGCATCCTCCCCGCCGAGGTGACGATGCACGACCGCTATCAGGCGCTCGATCACGTCGAGCTCGAGGCGACCGACGCAACCCTGACCGCGAACGCGGGCGAGACGATTCGCGGTCACGAGTTCCACTACTCGAGCGCCGACGTGGCGGGCGACGCCCGGTTCGCGTTCGAGACGGTTCGCGGGGACGGCATCGACGGCGAACACGACGGCCTGACCGAGTACGAGTCGCTCGGAACCTACGTCCACGTCCACCCCGAGAGCGGGGCGTTCGATCGGTTCCTCGAGTCCGTCTAG
- a CDS encoding precorrin-8X methylmutase, producing MTEQTEQAGADTTDGEANFEREYADLGATTQNAMDIAETSMDIVRQFVPDETLADRIRQKSVHSMGDIEFQHLLEFTGADELGDDEDAPVRAGARAVLAEATIVTDITMSRAGITGRGHNCEKRKAIGNGTELAAETGMTRTAASVLELDKQGVYDGAIAVVGNAPTAAFALADCIEDGTRPAAVVATPVGFVKAEESRERIREISAEYGVPAITNVGRRGGSGLAAALTNELIHVAKDVRTDDLELDLSAVERAAETTDEDR from the coding sequence ATGACTGAGCAGACTGAGCAGGCGGGGGCGGATACGACGGACGGAGAAGCGAATTTCGAACGAGAGTACGCCGACCTCGGCGCGACGACGCAGAACGCGATGGACATCGCGGAAACGAGCATGGACATCGTTCGCCAGTTTGTCCCCGACGAGACGCTGGCCGACCGGATTCGCCAGAAGTCGGTCCACTCCATGGGCGACATCGAGTTCCAGCACCTCCTCGAGTTCACGGGGGCCGACGAACTCGGCGACGACGAAGACGCACCGGTTCGGGCGGGCGCTCGAGCGGTGCTCGCGGAAGCCACCATCGTCACCGACATCACGATGTCCAGAGCCGGCATCACGGGGAGAGGACACAATTGCGAGAAGCGCAAGGCGATCGGAAACGGGACCGAGTTGGCGGCCGAAACCGGCATGACTCGGACCGCTGCGTCAGTCCTCGAGTTGGACAAGCAGGGCGTCTACGACGGTGCGATCGCGGTCGTCGGAAATGCGCCGACCGCGGCCTTCGCCCTCGCGGACTGCATCGAGGACGGCACGCGACCGGCCGCCGTCGTCGCGACGCCCGTCGGCTTCGTCAAGGCCGAAGAGAGTCGGGAGCGCATCCGCGAGATCAGCGCGGAGTACGGCGTCCCCGCGATAACAAACGTCGGCCGCCGCGGCGGGAGCGGGCTCGCGGCCGCGCTGACGAACGAACTGATCCACGTCGCGAAAGACGTTCGAACGGACGACCTCGAGTTGGACCTGTCGGCGGTCGAACGGGCTGCCGAAACAACCGACGAGGACCGATGA
- a CDS encoding cobalt-precorrin-7 (C(5))-methyltransferase produces MSDEYDLESGPDPATFAAGAPEPDIDEAGRGETGSTKPVYAVGVGPGNLEYLTPRGERAIREADVLVGFTTVVEFVEDRTDADLLTCGYKDEVDALEEFAERVAAGESGTAVAMGDPNHSGYQFVGKVQSAVEREDSETPLRVIPGISSLQLAASRARTPMEDTEFVTLHKSGDLEADMDRLAAAVTADDRHLLALPRPYDRMPGDIAQFLVENGANPDLEALVCEKLTHDDERIHRFSLAELSDHAGGTGTEDTPFSDLVVLAVRQPVS; encoded by the coding sequence ATGAGCGACGAGTACGACCTCGAGAGCGGCCCGGATCCGGCGACGTTCGCGGCGGGAGCACCGGAGCCTGACATCGACGAAGCTGGAAGGGGCGAAACCGGTTCGACGAAGCCAGTCTACGCCGTCGGCGTCGGACCGGGCAACCTCGAGTACCTCACGCCCCGCGGCGAACGCGCGATCCGCGAGGCCGACGTACTCGTCGGCTTCACGACCGTCGTGGAATTCGTCGAGGACCGGACCGACGCCGACCTGCTGACCTGCGGGTACAAGGACGAGGTCGACGCGCTCGAGGAATTCGCCGAGCGCGTCGCGGCTGGCGAGTCAGGAACCGCCGTCGCGATGGGCGATCCGAACCACTCGGGCTATCAGTTCGTCGGGAAGGTACAATCCGCGGTCGAGCGCGAAGATTCCGAGACGCCCCTCCGTGTGATCCCCGGCATCTCCTCGCTCCAGCTGGCCGCCAGTCGCGCCCGGACGCCGATGGAGGACACCGAGTTCGTCACGCTCCACAAGAGCGGCGACCTCGAGGCCGACATGGATCGGCTGGCCGCCGCGGTCACGGCGGACGATCGGCACCTGCTCGCGTTGCCTAGGCCCTACGATCGAATGCCCGGTGACATCGCGCAGTTCCTGGTCGAGAACGGGGCGAACCCGGATCTCGAGGCGCTGGTGTGCGAGAAGTTGACTCACGACGACGAGCGAATTCACCGCTTTTCGCTCGCCGAGCTATCGGACCATGCGGGCGGGACCGGAACGGAGGACACGCCGTTCTCCGATCTGGTCGTGCTGGCGGTCAGACAACCGGTCTCTTGA
- a CDS encoding class I SAM-dependent methyltransferase codes for MTRSDRSDEEVKDTVQQYWDGRADSFDDDSQHGIHSDEQHEAWLSVLRERTGEPPQRVLDLGCGTGVVSLLLAELGHDVTGVDFSEEMLERARAKAERTELSVDFRRGDAEALEQPDDAYDLVTGRHLIWTLPTPPKAIEEWRRVVRPGGKIVLIEGHWDFDDPFDGYEEIHDDLPLYDGRPPEELADFLAEQGLESVAYEPLMDAVYWGEEPDYEQYVAVGEVPE; via the coding sequence ATGACGCGATCTGATCGGTCCGACGAGGAAGTCAAAGACACCGTCCAACAGTACTGGGACGGCCGCGCCGACTCGTTCGACGACGACAGCCAGCACGGGATTCACAGCGACGAGCAACACGAGGCGTGGCTCTCGGTGCTTCGCGAGCGGACCGGCGAACCGCCACAGCGGGTGCTTGACCTGGGCTGTGGAACGGGGGTCGTCTCGCTGTTGTTGGCCGAACTCGGTCACGACGTTACGGGGGTCGACTTCTCGGAGGAAATGCTCGAGCGGGCTCGAGCGAAGGCCGAACGGACGGAGCTATCCGTCGACTTCCGCCGCGGTGACGCGGAAGCGCTGGAACAGCCCGATGACGCCTACGATCTGGTGACGGGTCGCCATCTCATCTGGACGCTCCCGACCCCGCCGAAGGCGATAGAGGAGTGGCGTCGCGTCGTCCGACCGGGCGGGAAGATCGTGCTCATCGAAGGCCACTGGGACTTCGACGACCCGTTCGACGGCTACGAGGAAATCCACGACGATCTCCCGCTGTACGACGGCCGCCCGCCCGAGGAATTAGCTGACTTCCTCGCGGAGCAGGGGCTCGAGAGCGTCGCGTACGAACCGCTGATGGACGCTGTATACTGGGGAGAAGAACCGGACTACGAACAGTACGTCGCGGTCGGCGAAGTCCCCGAGTGA